Proteins from one Sarcophilus harrisii chromosome 2, mSarHar1.11, whole genome shotgun sequence genomic window:
- the PRR7 gene encoding proline-rich protein 7 isoform X2 translates to MVMSQGTYTFLTCFAGFWLIWGLVVLLCCFCSFLRRRLKRRHEERLREQNLRALELEPLEPLEPLELEGSLAGSPPGLGLGLAQGLAPQARVRLEAPGHTHPLHHSAPQQHQPHPAHHHPHPPHSHPHSHPHPPHVLVPPRPWSYPRQAESDLSKPPCYEEAVLMAEPPPPYSEVLTDTRGLYRKIVTPFLSRDSSEKQEQPPNYKPLFLDRGYSSALHLPSAPRPGPPCPALYLQTERSRRVFPSWTDSELSNRDPLEHGAWRLPVSIPLFGRTTAV, encoded by the exons ATGGTGATGTCCCAGGGCACCTACACCTTCCTCACCTGCTTCGCCGGCTTCTGGCTCATCTGGGGCCTCGTGGTCCTGCTCTGCTGCTTCTGCAGCTTCCTCCGCCGCCGCCTCAAGCGGCGCCACGAGGAGCGGCTGCGGGAGCAGAACCTGCGTGCACTGGAGCTGGAGCCCCTGGAGCCCCTGGAACCCCTGGAGCTAGAGGGCAGCCTGGCCGGGAGCCCCCCCggactggggctggggctggccCAAGGACTGGCCCCTCAGGCCCGAGTCCGCCTGGAGGCCCCCGGCCATACCCACCCCCTGCATCACTCGGCCCCACAACAGCACCAGCCCCATCCAGCCCACCATCACCCGCATCCTCCCCACTCGCATCCGCACTCTCATCCGCACCCGCCTCACGTCCTGGTGCCGCCCCGGCCCTGGAGCTACCCGCGCCAAG CCGAATCGGACCTCTCCAAGCCCCCGTGCTACGAGGAGGCGGTGCTGATGGCCGAACCGCCACCGCCCTACAGCGAGGTGCTCACCGACACGCGCGGCCTCTACCGCAAGATCGTGACACCCTTCCTGAGCCGCGACAGCTCCGAAAAGCAGGAGCAGCCGCCCAACTACAAGCCGCTCTTCCTGGACCGGGGCTACTCGTCGGCGCTGCACCTGCCCAGCGCCCCGCGGCCCGGCCCGCCCTGCCCCGCCCTCTACCTGCAGACCGAACGCTCCCGCCGCGTCTTCCCCAGCTGGACCGACTCGGAGCTGAGCAACCGCGACCCTCTGGAGCACGGAGCCTGGCGCCTGCCCGTCTCCATCCCCTTGTTCGGGAGGACTACAGCCGTATAG